The following are encoded together in the Gordonia insulae genome:
- a CDS encoding MFS transporter, whose protein sequence is MSTSDDGFRRRVQRRTVALLCFAQVLGGLAMGSSLALGAILGEQLSGAESLAGLPTTVLTLGAAAAGLPLAALAQRSGRRPALATGFLIATAGAAVVASAVDLGWFPLLLLGMAGIGSGTAVSLQSRFAATDLATPRTRGRDLSLVVWTTMVGAVAGPAVLPLGADLASLLHVDELAGPFIIGAAGTAAAAAVLWIGLRPDPLHVAADRAPAAAVSKPSLAQGFETIRRHAGARNAVVSVVSAHAVMVAVMALTPVHMSHGGASLTVVGLSISAHVAGMYALAPVMGILTDRLGRVPTVLIGQALLLAGCVTGFALNESQAGLVVALVLLGLGWSAATVAGSTMLTDSVDVAMRPRVQGISDTSMSLAGAIAGATAGVVVGLFGYPVLVLAAGAVSVAAAAYLVVDRAR, encoded by the coding sequence CTGTCCACGTCCGACGACGGCTTCCGGCGCCGGGTGCAGCGTCGGACCGTCGCGCTGCTCTGTTTCGCGCAGGTGTTGGGCGGACTGGCGATGGGCTCGTCGCTGGCCCTCGGTGCGATTCTCGGCGAACAACTCTCCGGGGCGGAGTCGCTGGCCGGCTTGCCCACCACGGTCCTCACCCTCGGCGCGGCGGCGGCCGGACTGCCGCTGGCGGCGCTGGCCCAACGGTCCGGCCGACGTCCCGCACTGGCCACCGGTTTCCTGATCGCGACCGCCGGTGCCGCGGTGGTGGCGTCGGCGGTGGACCTCGGATGGTTCCCGCTGCTCCTGCTGGGTATGGCCGGCATCGGCTCGGGCACTGCGGTGAGTCTGCAATCACGTTTTGCTGCAACCGATCTCGCGACACCGCGGACCCGCGGTCGCGACCTTTCGCTGGTCGTGTGGACGACCATGGTGGGTGCCGTCGCGGGGCCCGCGGTCCTGCCGCTCGGCGCGGATCTGGCGAGTCTGCTGCACGTCGACGAACTGGCCGGACCGTTCATCATCGGCGCCGCGGGCACCGCCGCCGCGGCAGCCGTGCTGTGGATCGGTCTCCGTCCCGATCCGCTGCACGTCGCGGCCGATCGTGCGCCGGCGGCCGCGGTGTCGAAACCCTCTCTGGCGCAGGGCTTCGAGACGATCCGACGCCACGCCGGCGCGCGCAACGCGGTGGTGTCGGTGGTATCCGCGCACGCGGTGATGGTGGCGGTGATGGCGTTGACGCCGGTGCACATGTCACACGGCGGGGCGAGTCTCACGGTGGTCGGTCTCTCCATCAGCGCACACGTCGCGGGGATGTATGCGCTCGCGCCGGTGATGGGCATCCTGACCGATCGGCTCGGCCGCGTGCCGACGGTGCTGATCGGGCAGGCGCTGCTGCTGGCCGGTTGCGTCACCGGCTTCGCGCTGAACGAGTCGCAAGCGGGGCTGGTGGTCGCGCTCGTCCTGCTCGGCCTGGGGTGGTCGGCCGCGACCGTCGCCGGCTCCACGATGCTGACCGACAGTGTCGACGTCGCGATGCGACCCCGCGTGCAGGGCATCAGCGATACCTCGATGAGCCTGGCCGGCGCGATCGCCGGGGCGACGGCCGGTGTCGTCGTCGGCCTGTTCGGTTACCCGGTTCTGGTCCTGGCGGCAGGCGCGGTCAGCGTGGCCGCCGCGGCCTACCTCGTGGTGGACCGGGCGCGGTGA
- a CDS encoding flotillin family protein, with protein MLGYYVPEPDEAMLISGKKGPEGAPFDVVVGHGKWVMPFFRKVRFLSMALHEAQIREVCVTTQGIQLNVRAVIAHKVGGDVMSIVNAGQRFISEQESEMNQLTGQVFSGHLRSIVGSMTVEQIIRERDTLARQVLEASKREMGSIGLMVDSFQIQSIDDMDSGYINALAAPNIAKVQREAAVERARADQEASKAQQESLRNQADYERETAIKRAEIKSETDKANAEAAQAGPLAEARVNQEITREQSLLAQAQADLREQQLISEVVKPAEAEARRTQIIAEADARAVEIQSAAAAQHNRIALDQQIIEQLPALVGEVAKGLGSSNLTVFNGAEGVNELMTGVVTQGAALLKTLQTEFAPRVVDDVVEDIGR; from the coding sequence ATGCTCGGCTACTACGTTCCCGAACCCGACGAGGCGATGTTGATCTCGGGCAAGAAAGGCCCGGAGGGCGCGCCGTTCGACGTCGTGGTCGGCCACGGAAAGTGGGTGATGCCCTTCTTCCGGAAGGTGCGCTTCCTGTCGATGGCGTTGCACGAGGCGCAGATTCGCGAGGTCTGTGTGACCACGCAGGGCATCCAGCTCAACGTGCGTGCGGTCATCGCGCACAAGGTCGGCGGCGACGTCATGTCGATCGTCAACGCGGGTCAGCGTTTCATCTCCGAGCAGGAGAGCGAGATGAATCAGCTCACCGGCCAGGTCTTCTCCGGACACCTGCGGTCGATCGTCGGCTCGATGACGGTCGAGCAGATCATCCGCGAGCGCGACACCCTCGCCCGCCAGGTGCTCGAGGCGTCGAAGCGGGAGATGGGGTCGATCGGCCTGATGGTCGACTCGTTCCAGATCCAGTCCATCGACGACATGGATTCCGGCTACATCAACGCCCTCGCGGCCCCGAACATCGCGAAGGTGCAGCGGGAGGCGGCCGTGGAACGCGCCCGCGCCGACCAGGAGGCCTCGAAGGCGCAGCAGGAGTCGTTGCGAAACCAGGCCGACTACGAGCGCGAGACCGCGATCAAGCGCGCCGAGATCAAGTCCGAGACCGACAAGGCCAATGCCGAGGCCGCGCAGGCCGGGCCGCTCGCCGAGGCCCGGGTGAACCAGGAGATCACCCGCGAGCAGTCGTTGCTGGCGCAGGCGCAGGCCGACCTCCGGGAGCAGCAGCTGATCTCCGAGGTCGTCAAGCCGGCCGAGGCCGAGGCACGCCGAACCCAGATCATCGCCGAGGCCGATGCGCGGGCCGTCGAGATCCAGTCCGCGGCCGCCGCGCAGCACAACCGCATCGCGCTCGATCAGCAGATCATCGAACAGTTGCCTGCGCTCGTCGGTGAGGTCGCCAAGGGTCTCGGGTCGTCGAACCTCACCGTGTTCAACGGTGCCGAAGGCGTCAACGAGTTGATGACCGGCGTGGTGACCCAGGGTGCGGCGCTGCTGAAGACGCTGCAGACCGAGTTCGCGCCGCGGGTGGTCGACGACGTCGTGGAGGACATCGGTCGGTAG
- a CDS encoding MBL fold metallo-hydrolase encodes MTDNGSDATDAAPGHPAYGVVREVTPYASVLLCNNPGKMSLDGTNTWILRAPGHAECVIVDPGPPKKKAHVRRIAEQPGIALVLISHRHYDHTGAITRLRKAVGAPVRARLSKYTHGAPTLTDREVIEVAGLRITVLHTPGHTGDSVSFLVDWEGQRALLTGDTILGSGTTVIDPSDGTLRDYLNSLNRIIVEGEDAVLLPAHGPEHPQVGPVARYYKAHREERIDQIVAALDDLGVSAAEAKPMKVVRKVYADVDKKLWPAARMSVKAQLEYLREG; translated from the coding sequence ATGACCGACAACGGAAGTGACGCAACCGACGCGGCGCCGGGGCACCCGGCATACGGGGTCGTCCGCGAGGTGACCCCGTACGCGTCGGTATTGCTGTGCAACAACCCGGGGAAGATGTCGCTCGACGGCACCAACACCTGGATCCTGCGGGCCCCGGGGCATGCCGAATGCGTCATCGTCGATCCGGGTCCGCCGAAGAAGAAGGCCCATGTCAGGCGGATCGCGGAACAGCCGGGTATCGCGCTGGTCCTGATCAGCCACCGCCACTACGACCACACCGGCGCCATCACACGGCTCCGCAAGGCGGTCGGCGCACCCGTCCGGGCGCGCCTGTCCAAATACACGCACGGCGCTCCGACCCTCACCGACCGTGAGGTCATCGAGGTCGCCGGCCTGCGGATCACCGTCCTGCACACACCGGGTCACACCGGGGATTCGGTCAGTTTCCTGGTCGACTGGGAGGGGCAGCGCGCACTGCTCACCGGTGACACGATCCTCGGCAGCGGGACCACGGTCATCGATCCGTCCGACGGTACGTTGCGCGACTACCTGAACTCCCTGAACCGCATCATCGTCGAGGGTGAGGACGCGGTGTTGCTGCCCGCCCACGGCCCCGAGCACCCGCAGGTCGGTCCGGTGGCGCGCTACTACAAGGCGCACCGCGAGGAACGGATCGATCAGATCGTGGCCGCGCTCGACGATCTCGGGGTGTCCGCCGCGGAGGCCAAACCGATGAAGGTGGTGCGCAAGGTCTACGCCGACGTCGACAAGAAGCTGTGGCCCGCCGCTCGGATGTCGGTCAAGGCGCAGCTGGAGTACCTGCGGGAGGGCTGA
- a CDS encoding Crp/Fnr family transcriptional regulator — translation MEDVLARAGIFQGVEPSAVAALTKQLQPVDFPRGHVIFHEGEPGDRLYIILSGKVKVGRRSPDGRENLLTIMGPSDMFGELSIFDPGPRTSSATTVTEVRAVSMDRDALRAWIKDRPEIAEQLLRVLARRLRRTNNNLADLIFTDVPGRVAKQLLQLAQRFGTQEGGALRVTHDLTQEEIAQLVGASRETVNKALADFAQRGWLRLEGKSVLIADSERLARRAR, via the coding sequence GTGGAGGACGTACTGGCGCGGGCGGGCATATTCCAGGGTGTCGAGCCCTCGGCCGTCGCGGCGCTGACCAAACAGCTTCAACCGGTCGATTTCCCTCGCGGGCATGTGATCTTCCATGAGGGGGAGCCCGGTGATCGGCTCTACATCATCCTGTCCGGGAAGGTGAAGGTCGGACGCCGTTCCCCTGACGGCCGTGAGAACCTGCTGACGATCATGGGCCCGTCGGACATGTTCGGCGAGCTCTCGATCTTCGATCCGGGCCCCCGCACGTCGTCGGCGACGACGGTCACCGAGGTGCGCGCGGTCTCGATGGACCGGGACGCGCTGCGGGCGTGGATCAAGGATCGCCCGGAGATCGCCGAGCAGCTGCTGCGAGTTCTCGCCCGCCGCCTGCGCCGGACCAACAACAACCTCGCGGACCTCATCTTCACCGATGTCCCCGGTCGTGTGGCCAAGCAGCTGCTGCAGCTGGCCCAGCGCTTCGGCACCCAGGAGGGCGGCGCCCTGCGGGTCACCCACGACCTGACGCAGGAAGAGATCGCCCAGCTCGTGGGCGCCTCGCGCGAGACCGTGAACAAGGCGCTCGCCGACTTCGCACAGCGCGGTTGGTTGCGGCTCGAGGGCAAGAGTGTGCTGATCGCCGACTCGGAGCGACTGGCCCGCCGGGCCCGCTAG